A window of the Streptomyces sp. NBC_01351 genome harbors these coding sequences:
- a CDS encoding SpoIIE family protein phosphatase, producing MRSPLGNRFRSVAGQVFVLQVTIVVLLAAGALLALVLQSRHDIDREARNRSVSVAETFAHSLGLQEALNAPDPSAVLQPTAEATRKAANVDFIVVMDTNGIRYSHPQPDRIGKRFVGTIEPSLAGRVHTESVQGPLGKEIQAVVPVTAPDGRVVGLVSAGLTVKNVTGVVDRQLPVILLAIAGGLALATVGTALISRRLRRQTHGLGTQEMTRMYEHHDAVLHAVREGVLITDGDGRLLLANDEAKRLLGLPPDAEGRRIDAVPGLDRRMADLLLSGRVATDEVLESGERLLVVNQRRTHPGGKPAGAVATIRDSTEMRVLTGRADTARRRLKLLYDAGGDIGTTLDVVRTSEELATVAVPRFADFVTVDLAAPVLDGDEPGPGADMRRTAVHGIRTDHPLYPRGRLIDFLPSTPQAIGYGTGEAELVPDLGKAPGWQAQDPPRARAIVDYGIHSLIAAPLKARGVVLGVVNFWRSRKPEPFDEDDLSLAEELVARAAVSMDNARRYTREHALAETLQRSLLPRALPEQSAVDVAHFYLPAQSGVGGDWFDVIPLPGSRVALVVGDVVGHGLHAAATMGRLRTAVHNFASLDLPPDEILARLDDLVQRIDHDGEADADATMAGVLGATCLYAVYDPVSRGCTMARAGHLPPMLVAPDGTTSIVELPAGPPLGLGGMPFETAELELAEGSQLVLYTDGLVEERNRDIGEGLELLRAALSRPDRSPDESCRAVLDLLLPDRPTDDVALLIARTRTLGPDRVAQWDVAFQPSEVGAVRNAAAKKLDEWGLPELGFATELILSELVTNALRHGRAPVRVRLLHDHMLTCEVWDGSSTAPHLRYAATTDEGGRGLFLVAQLSEHWGTRYTPEGKVIWAQQALPGTPGRTEPALWDLLDAEPL from the coding sequence GTGCGGTCACCCCTAGGCAACCGGTTCAGGAGCGTCGCCGGCCAGGTATTCGTCCTCCAGGTGACGATCGTGGTGTTGCTCGCTGCCGGAGCCCTGCTGGCCCTCGTGCTCCAGTCGCGGCACGACATCGACCGCGAGGCACGCAACCGGTCGGTTTCCGTCGCGGAGACCTTCGCCCACTCCCTGGGCCTGCAGGAAGCGCTGAACGCCCCCGACCCGTCCGCGGTCCTGCAGCCCACCGCCGAGGCCACGCGCAAGGCCGCCAACGTCGACTTCATCGTCGTGATGGACACCAACGGCATCCGGTACAGCCATCCCCAGCCGGACCGCATCGGAAAGCGGTTCGTCGGCACCATCGAGCCCTCGCTCGCGGGACGCGTCCACACCGAGAGCGTGCAGGGCCCGCTCGGCAAGGAGATCCAGGCGGTGGTGCCCGTTACCGCGCCCGACGGCCGGGTCGTCGGCCTGGTGTCGGCCGGCCTGACCGTGAAGAACGTGACCGGTGTCGTCGACCGCCAGCTCCCGGTGATCCTCCTGGCCATCGCGGGCGGCTTGGCCCTGGCCACCGTCGGTACGGCGCTCATCAGCCGACGGCTGCGGCGCCAGACCCACGGGCTCGGCACCCAGGAGATGACCCGGATGTACGAGCACCACGACGCGGTGCTCCACGCCGTCCGCGAAGGGGTGCTGATCACGGACGGCGACGGGCGGCTACTGCTGGCGAACGACGAGGCCAAACGCCTCCTCGGCCTTCCACCCGACGCCGAGGGGCGCCGGATCGACGCCGTACCGGGCCTCGACCGCCGGATGGCGGACCTGCTGCTGTCCGGCCGGGTCGCCACCGACGAGGTACTGGAGAGCGGCGAGCGGCTCCTCGTGGTCAACCAGCGGCGCACCCACCCCGGCGGCAAGCCCGCGGGGGCCGTGGCCACCATCCGCGACTCCACCGAGATGCGGGTCCTGACCGGCCGCGCGGACACCGCCCGCAGGCGGCTGAAGCTGCTCTACGACGCCGGCGGCGACATCGGCACCACCCTCGACGTGGTGCGAACCTCCGAGGAACTCGCCACCGTCGCCGTCCCCAGGTTCGCGGACTTCGTCACCGTCGACCTGGCCGCCCCGGTGCTCGACGGGGACGAGCCCGGGCCGGGCGCCGACATGCGGCGCACCGCCGTCCACGGCATCCGCACCGACCACCCCCTCTACCCCCGCGGCCGGCTGATCGACTTCCTCCCCTCCACCCCGCAGGCCATCGGGTACGGAACCGGCGAGGCCGAGCTGGTGCCCGATCTGGGCAAGGCACCCGGCTGGCAGGCCCAGGACCCGCCGCGCGCCCGGGCCATCGTCGACTACGGAATCCACTCGCTGATCGCGGCCCCGCTCAAGGCCCGTGGCGTCGTCCTCGGCGTGGTCAACTTCTGGCGCTCGCGCAAACCCGAACCCTTCGACGAGGACGACCTGTCCCTGGCCGAGGAACTCGTCGCCCGCGCGGCCGTCAGCATGGACAACGCCCGCCGCTACACCCGGGAACACGCCCTCGCCGAAACGCTCCAGCGCAGCCTCCTGCCCCGCGCCCTGCCCGAGCAGAGCGCCGTGGACGTGGCCCACTTCTACCTGCCCGCGCAGTCCGGGGTGGGCGGGGACTGGTTCGACGTGATCCCGCTGCCGGGCAGCCGGGTCGCACTGGTCGTCGGCGACGTCGTCGGGCACGGTCTGCACGCCGCCGCCACCATGGGCCGGCTGCGCACGGCCGTACACAACTTCGCTTCCCTCGACCTGCCGCCCGACGAGATCCTCGCCCGCCTGGACGATCTCGTACAGCGCATCGACCACGACGGAGAGGCCGACGCCGACGCCACCATGGCCGGGGTTCTGGGCGCGACCTGCCTCTACGCCGTCTACGACCCCGTGTCCCGCGGCTGCACCATGGCGCGGGCCGGACACCTGCCGCCCATGCTCGTCGCCCCCGACGGTACGACGAGCATCGTGGAGCTCCCGGCCGGGCCCCCGCTGGGCCTGGGCGGGATGCCGTTCGAGACGGCCGAACTGGAACTGGCCGAGGGCAGCCAGCTCGTCCTGTACACGGACGGACTGGTCGAGGAACGCAACCGGGACATCGGCGAGGGCCTGGAACTGCTCCGCGCGGCCCTCAGCCGGCCCGACCGCAGCCCGGACGAGAGCTGCCGGGCCGTACTCGACCTGCTGCTGCCGGACCGGCCCACCGACGACGTGGCGCTGCTCATCGCGCGGACCCGGACCCTGGGCCCGGACCGGGTCGCGCAGTGGGACGTGGCGTTCCAGCCCAGCGAGGTCGGCGCCGTGCGCAACGCGGCGGCGAAGAAGCTCGACGAGTGGGGCCTGCCGGAGCTCGGCTTCGCCACGGAGCTGATCCTCAGCGAACTGGTCACCAACGCCCTGCGGCACGGTCGGGCGCCGGTCCGGGTGCGGCTGCTGCACGACCACATGCTGACCTGCGAGGTGTGGGACGGCAGCAGCACCGCCCCGCACCTGCGCTACGCCGCCACCACCGACGAGGGCGGCCGCGGCCTGTTCCTGGTGGCGCAGCTCAGCGAGCACTGGGGCACCCGGTACACCCCCGAAGGCAAGGTCATCTGGGCGCAGCAGGCCCTTCCCGGCACCCCGGGCCGCACGGAACCGGCCCTCTGGGACCTCCTGGACGCGGAGCCCCTCTGA
- a CDS encoding AfsR/SARP family transcriptional regulator has translation MDEEVIATEHPGYVLRVDGHALDSVTFGELVAEAEAATRARRPADAARAYAAALALWRGPALAGVTGQLVEDEAARWQEIRINAYEAMTGVQLALGQHQLLLPELAAMVREHPLRERTRYHLILAQYRSGRRAEAMESFREARRRFIDELGMAPGPELVELHEAILRDDPALGPPSAPQAVDGAAGSAQALPTAAKTVVPSVRGLIVPSELPPDVPGFAGRSEELAALDALVEGVGDRHAPTTGLITGVAGIGKTGLAVRWAHRVSEHFPDGRLFADLRGYDEQQAPTAAGDILSRFLRSLGVESDVVPDGLEDRVALYRSVLADRRVLLVLDNVRTFAQIRPLLPGSGCCTVLVTSRDQLEQFVTWPQSARVHLGLLPEDRSIELIGRIVGEARIAGAPEEATRLAELCDRLPLALRIAAARLASKPHWSVRHLVARLSDERRRLDELSQGESQVRASFELSYRYLPKDAARLYRFLGLLSVADFTAWVGAALMDIEVLDAERLMEHLVDTQFLQVVGVDCTGQLRYRFHDLMRLYAGERVREEEPEGDRWAACDRVFRTFLAIADQAYQREYGGAFGRVRGDAARRDIDPVLLEELLASPLEWFEAERLPLVAVVEQSARMGMDELAWELVASMESLFGFRNYLEDWRRCSEYALDAARIAGNLRGQAVMEHELGAVELRLRRLTEATEWYERALVLYTEAGEAHGRALVLSGLSLIDRLRGEYGRAQERLREVLPVFRAVADRSSESYVLQSLAQCALDQGRPEEALDLCRAAIRVCEGIGVDRRSLAQARHRLACAHLALGHLDTAEIEFTRAMEIVRDRSDLLGLAYTLLGLAETRLLAGSAEAAERAFLEGLDVARRTRSPMVEGQILLALGEARTGRGREEEGREHLTDALAIFRRIGSPPWEEKVNAALNRGA, from the coding sequence GTGGACGAGGAGGTCATCGCCACCGAGCATCCCGGCTACGTGCTGCGCGTCGACGGGCACGCCCTCGACAGCGTCACCTTCGGCGAGCTGGTCGCCGAGGCGGAAGCCGCCACCCGCGCGCGCAGACCGGCCGATGCCGCGCGCGCCTACGCGGCGGCACTCGCCCTGTGGCGCGGCCCGGCACTCGCCGGGGTCACCGGGCAGCTCGTCGAGGACGAGGCCGCCCGGTGGCAGGAGATACGCATCAACGCCTACGAGGCGATGACCGGCGTCCAGCTCGCACTGGGGCAGCACCAGCTGCTGTTGCCCGAACTGGCCGCGATGGTGCGCGAGCACCCGCTGCGCGAGCGCACCCGCTACCACCTCATCCTCGCCCAGTACCGATCCGGGCGGCGGGCCGAGGCGATGGAGAGCTTCCGGGAGGCGCGGCGCCGGTTCATCGACGAGCTCGGCATGGCGCCCGGACCCGAACTGGTCGAACTGCACGAGGCGATCCTCCGGGACGACCCGGCGCTCGGCCCGCCCTCCGCGCCGCAGGCCGTCGACGGTGCGGCAGGCTCCGCGCAGGCTCTCCCGACCGCCGCGAAGACCGTGGTCCCGAGCGTGCGGGGCCTGATCGTGCCTTCCGAACTGCCCCCGGACGTACCGGGGTTCGCCGGACGGTCCGAGGAGCTCGCTGCCCTCGACGCCCTGGTGGAGGGAGTCGGCGACCGGCACGCCCCCACCACGGGCCTGATCACCGGCGTGGCAGGAATCGGCAAGACCGGCCTCGCCGTCCGCTGGGCCCACCGGGTGAGCGAACACTTCCCGGACGGGCGGCTGTTCGCCGACCTCCGGGGCTACGACGAACAGCAGGCGCCGACAGCGGCGGGCGACATCCTCAGCCGCTTCCTGCGCTCCCTCGGGGTGGAGAGCGATGTCGTCCCCGACGGGCTGGAGGACCGTGTCGCGCTCTACCGCAGCGTGCTGGCCGACCGCCGGGTGCTGCTGGTGCTCGACAACGTCCGCACCTTCGCGCAGATCCGGCCCCTGCTGCCGGGCAGCGGTTGCTGCACCGTCCTGGTCACCAGCCGGGACCAGCTGGAGCAGTTCGTGACCTGGCCCCAGTCGGCCCGGGTCCACCTCGGGCTCCTCCCGGAGGACCGGTCGATCGAACTCATCGGGCGCATCGTCGGCGAGGCCCGGATCGCCGGCGCACCCGAGGAGGCGACGAGGCTGGCCGAGCTCTGCGACCGGCTGCCCCTCGCCCTGCGCATCGCCGCGGCCCGGCTGGCCTCCAAGCCGCACTGGTCGGTCCGCCACCTGGTCGCCCGGCTCAGCGACGAGCGGCGCCGACTGGACGAGCTCAGCCAGGGCGAGTCCCAGGTGCGAGCGAGCTTCGAGCTGAGCTACCGCTACCTCCCGAAGGACGCGGCCCGGCTCTACCGCTTCCTCGGGCTGCTCTCCGTAGCCGACTTCACCGCGTGGGTCGGGGCGGCGCTGATGGACATCGAGGTCCTGGACGCGGAGCGGCTCATGGAGCACCTCGTGGACACTCAGTTCCTCCAGGTCGTCGGGGTCGACTGCACCGGGCAGCTGCGCTACCGGTTCCACGACCTGATGCGGCTGTACGCGGGTGAGCGCGTCCGGGAGGAGGAGCCCGAGGGGGACCGGTGGGCCGCCTGCGACCGTGTGTTCCGTACCTTCCTGGCCATCGCGGACCAGGCCTACCAGCGCGAGTACGGCGGCGCCTTCGGAAGGGTGCGCGGCGACGCCGCCCGCCGTGACATCGACCCCGTTCTGCTGGAAGAGCTGCTGGCGTCTCCGCTGGAGTGGTTCGAGGCCGAACGGCTTCCGCTGGTCGCCGTCGTCGAGCAGTCGGCTCGGATGGGCATGGACGAACTGGCCTGGGAGCTGGTCGCATCCATGGAGTCGCTCTTCGGATTCCGCAACTACCTGGAGGACTGGCGCCGGTGCAGCGAGTACGCCCTTGATGCGGCACGCATCGCGGGCAACCTCCGGGGCCAGGCGGTCATGGAGCACGAGCTGGGCGCGGTGGAGCTGCGCCTGCGCAGACTCACGGAAGCGACCGAATGGTACGAGCGGGCTCTCGTGCTCTACACCGAGGCGGGGGAGGCCCACGGGCGGGCGCTGGTCCTGAGCGGTCTTTCCCTGATCGACCGGCTCCGAGGTGAGTACGGCCGGGCACAGGAGCGGCTGCGGGAGGTCCTCCCGGTGTTCCGGGCCGTGGCTGACCGTTCGTCCGAGTCGTACGTGCTCCAGAGCTTGGCGCAGTGCGCCCTCGACCAGGGGCGGCCGGAGGAGGCGTTGGACCTGTGCCGGGCAGCCATCCGCGTGTGCGAGGGCATCGGGGTGGACCGGCGCAGTCTGGCGCAGGCCAGGCACCGGCTGGCCTGTGCCCACCTGGCGCTGGGCCACCTGGACACGGCGGAGATCGAGTTCACCCGGGCCATGGAGATCGTCAGGGACCGGTCCGATCTGCTCGGCCTCGCCTACACGCTGCTGGGTCTCGCCGAGACCCGGCTCCTGGCGGGTTCGGCTGAAGCGGCCGAGCGGGCCTTCCTCGAAGGGCTGGACGTCGCCCGCCGCACCCGGAGCCCCATGGTCGAGGGCCAGATCCTGCTCGCGCTCGGCGAAGCCCGCACGGGGAGGGGACGCGAGGAGGAGGGGCGGGAGCATCTGACCGACGCGCTCGCCATCTTCCGGCGCATCGGCTCCCCGCCCTGGGAGGAGAAGGTGAACGCGGCGCTTAACCGTGGCGCTTAA
- a CDS encoding ABC transporter ATP-binding protein, giving the protein MSRTVEPARLADRAGSPDLALRLDGVVKEYGKAGRGVRALDGVSVGIERGSFTAVMGPSGSGKSTFLHCAAGLDKPSSGSAYIGDTELGGMNETQLTELRRRRIGFVFQAFNLIPSLSVRQNVELPLRLAGERLDPAWLEEILTRVGLGGRATHRPAELSGGQQQRVAIARALITRPDVIFGDEPTGALDTVTAKEILSLLRSCVDETRQTVVMVTHDPVAASYADTVLFLADGRIADRMQAPTADRVADRMTHLGAWA; this is encoded by the coding sequence ATGTCACGCACAGTCGAACCGGCGCGGTTGGCCGACCGCGCCGGATCCCCGGACCTTGCCCTGCGCCTGGACGGGGTCGTGAAGGAGTACGGCAAGGCCGGGCGCGGAGTACGCGCCCTGGACGGGGTCTCCGTCGGGATCGAGCGAGGCTCGTTCACGGCCGTCATGGGGCCCTCCGGTTCCGGAAAGTCGACCTTCCTGCACTGCGCCGCCGGCCTGGACAAGCCGTCCAGCGGGTCCGCCTACATCGGCGACACCGAGCTGGGCGGCATGAACGAGACCCAGCTGACCGAACTGCGCCGCCGCCGTATCGGTTTCGTCTTCCAGGCCTTCAACCTGATCCCCTCGCTGTCGGTACGACAGAACGTGGAGCTCCCGCTGCGCCTGGCCGGCGAACGCCTCGACCCGGCCTGGCTGGAGGAGATCCTCACCCGCGTCGGCCTCGGCGGCCGGGCCACCCACCGGCCCGCCGAGCTGTCGGGCGGCCAGCAGCAGCGGGTGGCGATCGCCCGCGCCCTGATCACCCGGCCCGACGTCATCTTCGGCGACGAGCCCACCGGCGCCCTCGACACCGTGACCGCCAAGGAGATCCTCTCCCTGCTGCGCTCCTGCGTCGACGAGACCCGTCAGACCGTCGTGATGGTCACCCACGACCCGGTCGCCGCCTCCTACGCCGACACCGTCCTCTTCCTCGCCGACGGCCGCATCGCCGACCGCATGCAGGCGCCGACCGCCGACCGCGTCGCCGACCGCATGACCCACCTGGGAGCGTGGGCCTGA
- a CDS encoding ABC transporter permease — protein sequence MLRYALQTLRARKGGFIGAFLALFCAAALVTACGILLETGLRGTIGTERYAGAPVIVGGDQNVHQVTVKDKGDGKTKSKEKAKPLGERVWLPADTANTLGSLPAVRAALPEITFPAYAVTTKGQIVPGVDGKPSYGHAWTSAPLTPFTLAEGAAPAAANEVVVDRELARRAGIETGTELTVQATGTPRAYRVTGIAAPAGGNLEQQTSLFFSDGEAERLSGRTNQVAVVGVLPKPGVSTAELAAQVKKALTGTTAQVVTGGGTFQVVTGGERGPVEFLDAAKARIKLVSMGGAIGGTSLLVAVLVVVGTFALSIQQRYRELALLRAIAATPRQVRQLIGREALIVGFFAGVLGSLAGLPIAYWLHGRFVGFKTIPETLEVTFSVFPFFAAIGAALLGAWAAARISARRAARIRPAEALSEAAMEQRTLTWGRLGAGAAFLVGGVVLLAVLGSLRSEPASTPVTFLSVVVLSVAVSLLGPLIARIAVGALGVPLRASRVAGHLATANARANTKRVAAAVTPLALLIGMACTVFFVQTTMGAAATAQAQAGNKADWVVGSAGPGVPGDAAQRLRTVPGVTAVTEVVRTSVRVGLEKYPAQGVSTEGLTRTWDPGVTGGSLDGFGPQSVALSEVAADSLGKKPGDKLKLTLGDGTETELDVAAVYERGLGFGDLTMSHALVSRHVDNPLASSLLVKTAGDGGAGRAELRQALIGLPGVAVLDRDQVADLQAEAQQSNAEVNYVAMGLIIAFTAIAVVNTLAMSVSDRTREFALLQLVGTTRRQVMRMLRIEAAQVVLISAVLGTGIAFAVLTAFSIGMTGSASPSIDPWMYLGVLGFAAALTASATLIPGRLALAGRPADVIGSRQ from the coding sequence ATGCTGCGGTATGCCTTGCAGACGCTGCGCGCCCGCAAGGGCGGCTTCATCGGGGCCTTCCTCGCGCTCTTCTGCGCCGCCGCACTGGTCACGGCCTGCGGCATCTTGCTGGAGACCGGACTCAGGGGCACCATCGGCACCGAGCGGTACGCCGGCGCCCCGGTGATCGTCGGCGGTGACCAGAACGTCCATCAGGTCACCGTCAAGGACAAGGGGGACGGGAAGACCAAGTCCAAGGAAAAGGCCAAGCCGCTCGGGGAGCGCGTCTGGCTGCCCGCCGACACCGCGAACACCCTCGGATCCCTGCCCGCCGTCCGGGCCGCGCTGCCCGAGATCACCTTCCCGGCGTACGCGGTCACCACCAAGGGACAGATCGTCCCGGGCGTCGACGGCAAGCCCTCGTACGGCCACGCCTGGACCTCGGCGCCGCTGACCCCCTTCACCCTGGCCGAGGGCGCGGCCCCGGCCGCCGCGAACGAGGTCGTCGTCGACCGCGAACTCGCCCGGCGGGCCGGCATCGAGACCGGCACCGAGCTGACCGTCCAGGCAACCGGAACCCCGCGCGCCTACCGGGTCACCGGCATCGCCGCCCCCGCCGGGGGCAATCTCGAACAGCAGACCTCGCTGTTCTTCTCCGACGGCGAGGCCGAGCGGCTCTCCGGCCGTACGAACCAGGTCGCGGTCGTCGGCGTGCTGCCCAAGCCCGGCGTCTCCACCGCCGAACTCGCCGCGCAGGTGAAGAAGGCCCTCACCGGCACCACCGCCCAGGTGGTCACCGGAGGTGGCACCTTCCAAGTGGTCACCGGAGGTGAACGTGGCCCGGTCGAATTCCTCGACGCGGCCAAGGCCCGGATCAAGCTTGTCTCCATGGGCGGCGCCATCGGCGGCACCTCGCTGCTCGTCGCCGTCCTCGTGGTCGTCGGCACCTTCGCCCTCTCCATCCAGCAGCGCTACCGCGAGCTGGCCCTGCTGCGCGCCATCGCGGCGACCCCCAGGCAGGTCCGGCAGCTCATCGGCCGGGAGGCGCTGATCGTCGGTTTCTTCGCCGGAGTGCTCGGCTCCCTCGCCGGACTGCCCATCGCCTACTGGCTGCACGGCCGGTTCGTCGGCTTCAAGACGATCCCCGAGACCCTCGAAGTCACCTTCAGCGTCTTCCCGTTCTTCGCCGCCATCGGCGCGGCCCTGCTCGGTGCCTGGGCCGCCGCGCGGATCTCCGCCCGGCGCGCCGCCCGCATCCGTCCCGCCGAGGCCCTCTCCGAGGCGGCCATGGAACAGCGGACCCTGACCTGGGGCCGGCTCGGCGCCGGCGCCGCGTTCCTGGTCGGCGGGGTCGTGCTGCTCGCCGTCCTCGGGTCGCTGCGCAGCGAGCCCGCCTCCACCCCGGTGACCTTCTTGTCGGTGGTGGTGCTCTCCGTGGCGGTCTCGCTGCTCGGGCCGCTGATCGCCCGGATCGCCGTCGGGGCCCTCGGGGTGCCGCTGCGCGCCTCCCGGGTCGCCGGGCACCTGGCCACGGCCAATGCCCGCGCGAACACCAAGCGGGTGGCGGCCGCCGTGACGCCGCTGGCCCTGCTGATCGGGATGGCCTGCACGGTGTTCTTCGTACAGACCACGATGGGCGCGGCCGCCACCGCCCAGGCGCAGGCCGGCAACAAGGCCGACTGGGTCGTCGGCTCGGCCGGTCCCGGGGTGCCCGGCGACGCGGCGCAGCGGCTGCGCACGGTCCCCGGGGTGACGGCGGTGACCGAGGTCGTACGGACCTCCGTGCGCGTGGGCCTGGAGAAGTACCCGGCGCAGGGCGTGTCCACCGAGGGCCTGACCCGCACCTGGGACCCGGGCGTCACCGGCGGCAGCCTCGACGGCTTCGGCCCGCAGAGCGTCGCGCTCAGCGAGGTCGCGGCCGACAGCCTGGGCAAGAAGCCGGGGGACAAGCTCAAGCTGACCCTGGGCGACGGCACGGAGACCGAGCTGGACGTGGCCGCGGTCTACGAGCGCGGGCTGGGCTTCGGTGACCTCACCATGTCCCACGCGCTGGTCTCACGGCACGTCGACAACCCCCTCGCCTCCTCCCTGCTCGTCAAGACCGCCGGGGACGGCGGGGCAGGGCGCGCCGAGCTGCGGCAGGCGCTGATCGGCCTGCCCGGTGTCGCCGTTCTGGACCGCGACCAGGTGGCGGACCTCCAGGCCGAGGCCCAGCAGTCCAACGCCGAGGTCAACTACGTCGCGATGGGCCTGATCATCGCCTTCACCGCGATCGCCGTGGTCAACACCCTGGCCATGTCCGTCTCGGACCGCACCCGGGAGTTCGCCCTGCTCCAGCTGGTCGGCACCACCCGCCGCCAGGTGATGCGCATGCTCCGCATCGAGGCCGCGCAGGTGGTGCTGATCTCCGCGGTGCTGGGCACCGGGATCGCCTTCGCGGTGCTCACCGCCTTCAGCATCGGCATGACGGGCTCGGCTTCCCCGTCGATCGACCCGTGGATGTACCTGGGCGTCCTCGGCTTCGCGGCGGCGCTGACCGCGTCGGCCACGCTGATCCCGGGCCGCCTCGCACTGGCCGGCCGCCCCGCGGACGTCATCGGCTCGCGCCAGTAG
- a CDS encoding flavin monoamine oxidase family protein has protein sequence MITDPLPAPEPSAEPAPEPARRPSRRKVIAGAAAVAGAATLTVAAANAETPQAPSGSAGPDWDTCLTVARAILVRDEKDQPLVPRYADVLLKDGLPKNRGAAGRPGKQVLVVGAGPAGLTAAHLLREAGHKVTVIEANANRVGGRIKTFRTGGHEKAAAPFADPKQYAEAGAMRIPDSHPLVTGLIDSLGLKRRRFHLVDVDGAGRPAYRTWIYVNGIRVRRADYARSPQALNRSFGVPKAYESLPASQIVRNAFAPVRKEIEGRKDKELVEGWARVVQRYGHMSMYRYLTEEAKLDERTIDLIGTVENLTSRLHLAFIHSFIGASLISPDTAFFELPDGTATLADALYARVKDLVRLDRRATRITHGGGKVSIDTVSEGRDGTVRRETFTGDTAIITVPFSGLRHIPVAPALSYGKRRAVTELHYDAATKVLLEFSRRWWEFDEADWKRELEAVKPGLYRNYQVAKTSADGSLLGAHSSVPDGRISDAQRAHYAACRVVTRDQPEAAGVIGGGSATDNPNRFMFQPSYPVEGSAGGVVLASYSWSDDALKWDSLDDEERYPRALAGVQEVFGQRIEVFYTGVGRTQSWMRDPYAYGEASVLLPGQHTELFPHVRKAEGNLHFAGCHTSIKPAWIEGALESAVRTALEVHQAQ, from the coding sequence ATGATCACGGACCCGCTCCCCGCCCCCGAACCCTCCGCCGAGCCCGCCCCGGAGCCCGCTCGCCGGCCCTCGCGCCGCAAGGTCATCGCCGGCGCGGCCGCCGTCGCCGGCGCCGCCACGCTGACGGTCGCCGCCGCCAACGCCGAGACCCCCCAGGCACCCTCCGGTTCCGCCGGTCCCGACTGGGACACCTGCCTGACCGTCGCCCGGGCCATCCTCGTACGGGACGAGAAGGACCAGCCGCTCGTACCGCGCTACGCGGACGTCCTCCTCAAGGACGGCCTGCCCAAGAACCGCGGCGCCGCGGGCCGTCCCGGCAAGCAGGTGCTGGTCGTCGGCGCCGGGCCCGCCGGGCTCACCGCCGCCCACCTGCTGCGCGAGGCCGGGCACAAGGTCACGGTCATCGAGGCCAACGCCAACCGGGTGGGCGGCCGCATCAAGACCTTCCGCACCGGCGGCCACGAGAAGGCCGCGGCTCCCTTCGCGGACCCGAAGCAGTACGCCGAGGCCGGGGCCATGCGCATCCCCGACAGCCACCCGCTGGTCACCGGGCTGATCGACAGCCTGGGCCTGAAGCGCAGGCGCTTCCACCTGGTCGACGTCGACGGGGCCGGCCGCCCCGCGTACCGGACGTGGATCTACGTCAACGGCATCCGGGTGCGCCGGGCCGACTACGCGCGCAGCCCCCAGGCCCTCAACCGCTCCTTCGGCGTTCCGAAGGCCTACGAGTCCCTGCCCGCCTCCCAGATCGTGCGGAACGCCTTCGCCCCCGTGCGCAAGGAGATCGAGGGCAGGAAGGACAAGGAGCTCGTCGAGGGCTGGGCGCGCGTCGTCCAGCGGTACGGCCACATGTCGATGTACCGCTACCTCACCGAGGAGGCGAAGCTCGACGAGCGGACCATCGACCTGATCGGCACCGTCGAGAACCTCACCTCCCGCCTCCACCTCGCCTTCATCCACAGCTTCATCGGGGCCTCGCTGATCAGCCCCGACACCGCCTTCTTCGAACTCCCCGACGGCACCGCCACATTGGCCGACGCGCTCTACGCCCGGGTCAAGGACCTCGTACGGCTCGACCGGCGCGCCACCCGGATCACGCACGGCGGGGGCAAGGTCAGCATCGACACCGTCTCCGAGGGCCGCGACGGCACCGTGCGGCGGGAGACCTTCACCGGCGACACCGCGATCATCACGGTGCCCTTCTCCGGGCTGCGGCACATCCCGGTCGCACCCGCGCTCTCGTACGGCAAGCGGCGCGCCGTCACCGAACTGCACTACGACGCCGCCACCAAGGTGCTGCTGGAATTCAGCCGTCGCTGGTGGGAGTTCGACGAAGCCGACTGGAAGCGCGAACTGGAAGCCGTCAAGCCCGGTCTGTACCGGAACTACCAGGTCGCGAAGACCTCGGCGGACGGGTCCCTGCTGGGCGCCCACTCCTCCGTACCCGACGGCCGCATCTCGGACGCCCAGCGCGCCCACTACGCCGCCTGCCGCGTGGTCACCCGCGACCAGCCCGAGGCGGCCGGTGTCATCGGCGGCGGCTCGGCGACCGACAACCCGAACCGCTTCATGTTCCAGCCCTCCTACCCGGTCGAAGGCAGCGCCGGAGGCGTGGTCCTCGCCTCCTACAGCTGGTCCGACGACGCGCTGAAGTGGGACTCCCTCGACGACGAGGAGCGCTACCCGCGCGCGCTCGCCGGGGTCCAGGAGGTGTTCGGGCAGCGGATCGAGGTGTTCTACACCGGAGTCGGCCGCACCCAGTCCTGGATGCGCGACCCGTACGCCTACGGCGAGGCCTCCGTACTGCTGCCCGGCCAGCACACCGAGCTCTTCCCCCACGTCCGCAAGGCGGAAGGCAACCTGCACTTCGCCGGCTGCCACACCTCCATCAAGCCCGCGTGGATCGAAGGTGCCCTGGAATCGGCGGTACGGACCGCCCTGGAGGTCCACCAGGCGCAGTAG